In Magnetospirillum sp., the following proteins share a genomic window:
- the galU gene encoding UTP--glucose-1-phosphate uridylyltransferase GalU translates to MMRRVRKAIFPVGGLGTRFLPATKAMPKEMLPVVDTPLIQYAVEEARAAGIEEFIFVTGRGKTTIEDHFDHSYELEHTLEARGKTAELEALRAWLPPAGDVAYTRQQVPLGLGHAVWCARDLVGDEPFAVLLADDLILAKTPALKQMCDIYPEVRGNMVAVMDVPKAHTQRYGILSPGRDDGRLVQVRGLVEKPKAEEAPSTLAVIGRYILEPAVFAHLDKKSKGAGGEIQLTDSLVPMIGTSPFHGYRFEGQRFDCGDKIGFFEAQIAFALARADLGPAAQAVIKRYT, encoded by the coding sequence ATGATGCGCCGCGTTCGCAAAGCGATCTTTCCCGTGGGCGGTCTTGGCACGCGGTTTCTGCCCGCGACCAAGGCGATGCCCAAAGAGATGCTGCCCGTCGTCGACACGCCGCTGATCCAGTATGCGGTCGAAGAAGCGCGGGCCGCCGGCATTGAGGAATTCATCTTCGTCACCGGGCGCGGCAAGACCACGATCGAAGACCATTTCGACCATTCCTACGAACTCGAACATACGCTCGAAGCGCGCGGCAAAACCGCCGAACTCGAAGCGCTGCGCGCCTGGCTGCCGCCGGCCGGCGACGTTGCCTACACGCGCCAGCAAGTGCCGCTGGGTTTGGGCCATGCGGTGTGGTGTGCCCGCGATCTCGTCGGCGACGAGCCGTTTGCCGTTTTGCTCGCCGACGATTTGATCTTGGCCAAGACGCCTGCACTCAAGCAAATGTGCGATATCTATCCCGAAGTGCGCGGCAACATGGTTGCGGTGATGGACGTGCCGAAGGCGCATACGCAGCGCTACGGCATTCTGTCGCCCGGCCGCGACGACGGGCGGCTCGTGCAGGTGCGCGGCCTCGTCGAAAAGCCGAAGGCCGAAGAAGCGCCGTCCACGCTCGCCGTGATCGGCCGCTACATTCTCGAGCCCGCCGTGTTTGCCCATCTCGACAAGAAGTCCAAAGGGGCAGGCGGCGAAATCCAACTCACGGATTCGCTGGTGCCCATGATCGGCACGAGCCCGTTCCACGGCTATCGCTTCGAAGGCCAGCGCTTCGATTGCGGCGACAAAATCGGCTTTTTCGAAGCCCAGATCGCGTTTGCGCTGGCGCGCGCCGATCTGGGGCCGGCGGCGCAAGCCGTCATCAAGCGCTACACTTAA
- a CDS encoding glycerophosphodiester phosphodiesterase: MPPLPCRRRVSTIALMAVAAALLIAGPTAAFDLQGHRGARGLAPENTLPAFATALGIGVSTLEFDVGISADGAVVVAHDRRLNPDITKDADGAWLATPAPRLRDLPLAALQRFDLGAIKPGTDYARQFATQSPKPGARMPTLAEVAALAARANAADMRFNIETKISPLAADETLPPETFAQTLIDEIRRLGLASRTTIQSFDWRTLAHVARTAPEIARVHLTFERADGSGSDTVGKGRGVSPWTGLDAANHGNSTPRLVAAAGGKIWSPFFRNLSAEAMAEAKTLGLAVIPWTVNTPADMDAMLALGVDGIITDYPDRLRTQMAARGLPLPPQRPVVP; this comes from the coding sequence ATGCCGCCATTGCCCTGCCGTCGCCGTGTTTCGACTATCGCTTTGATGGCGGTCGCCGCCGCCTTACTGATCGCAGGCCCCACTGCCGCCTTCGACCTGCAGGGCCATCGCGGCGCGCGCGGCCTCGCCCCCGAAAACACGCTGCCGGCTTTTGCAACCGCCCTTGGCATCGGCGTTTCCACGCTCGAATTCGATGTCGGCATTTCGGCCGACGGGGCGGTCGTCGTGGCGCATGACCGCCGCCTCAATCCGGACATCACGAAAGACGCCGACGGCGCTTGGCTTGCAACCCCCGCCCCGCGCTTGCGCGACTTGCCGCTCGCCGCCTTGCAGCGCTTCGATTTGGGCGCCATTAAGCCGGGTACGGACTATGCGCGGCAGTTCGCCACGCAATCGCCCAAGCCCGGCGCACGCATGCCAACACTCGCCGAGGTAGCAGCACTGGCGGCCCGCGCGAACGCTGCCGATATGCGCTTCAATATCGAAACCAAAATCTCGCCGCTCGCCGCCGACGAAACTTTGCCGCCGGAGACCTTCGCGCAGACGCTGATCGACGAAATTCGCCGCTTGGGGCTCGCCTCGCGCACGACGATCCAAAGCTTCGATTGGCGCACGCTCGCGCATGTCGCGCGCACAGCGCCTGAGATCGCGCGCGTCCATCTCACCTTCGAACGCGCGGACGGCAGCGGCAGCGATACGGTCGGCAAAGGGCGCGGCGTGTCGCCCTGGACTGGGCTCGATGCCGCCAACCACGGCAATTCCACGCCGCGCTTAGTGGCCGCGGCCGGCGGCAAAATCTGGTCGCCGTTTTTCCGCAACCTCTCGGCCGAGGCGATGGCCGAAGCCAAAACCCTCGGCCTCGCCGTGATCCCGTGGACCGTGAACACACCCGCCGACATGGACGCGATGCTCGCACTCGGCGTCGACGGCATCATCACCGACTATCCCGACCGGTTGCGCACTCAAATGGCAGCACGCGGCCTCCCCTTGCCGCCGCAGCGGCCGGTGGTGCCTTAG
- a CDS encoding UDP-glucose/GDP-mannose dehydrogenase family protein yields the protein MRIVMVGTGYVGLVTGACFSEFGVDVVCVDKDEGKIARLKAGGIPIFEPGLDKLVESNVKAGRLSFTTDLKAAVPGADAVFIAVGTPSRRGDGHADLSYVYAAAEEIGRALTGYAVVVTKSTVPVGTGREVARRIKAVRPDAQFDVASNPEFLREGAAIGDFMRPDRVVIGAESERARDVMRQLYRPLYLIETPIVFTALETSELIKYAANTFLAAKITFINEIADLCEKVGADVHDVAKGIGLDGRIGKKFLHPGPGYGGSCFPKDTLALVKTAQDYGSPLRIIETVVDINDKRKKRMAEKVVAACGGSVKGKTVAVLGLTFKPNTDDMRDSPSLDILPALQAAGARVVAYDPEGMHEAKHMLPGVELAKDAYAAMEGADCLVIVTEWNQFRSLQLDRVKKLLKSPIVVDLRNVYSPADMKAAGFVYHSVGRPAAAVGSGAEE from the coding sequence ATGCGCATCGTCATGGTGGGAACGGGCTATGTCGGCCTGGTGACCGGAGCCTGCTTCTCGGAATTCGGCGTCGACGTGGTTTGCGTCGACAAGGACGAAGGCAAGATCGCGCGCCTCAAGGCCGGCGGCATTCCGATCTTCGAGCCGGGCTTGGACAAGCTCGTCGAATCGAACGTGAAGGCCGGTCGCCTGTCCTTCACGACCGATCTCAAAGCCGCCGTCCCCGGAGCCGATGCTGTGTTCATCGCGGTCGGCACGCCGTCGCGCCGCGGCGACGGCCATGCCGATCTCTCTTACGTTTACGCCGCCGCCGAAGAGATCGGCCGCGCATTGACCGGCTATGCCGTGGTCGTGACAAAGTCGACAGTACCCGTGGGTACGGGTCGCGAAGTCGCCCGCCGCATCAAGGCCGTGCGGCCCGATGCGCAGTTCGACGTCGCCTCGAACCCGGAGTTCCTGCGCGAAGGGGCCGCGATCGGCGACTTCATGCGGCCCGACCGCGTGGTTATTGGGGCCGAAAGCGAGCGCGCGCGCGACGTGATGCGCCAGCTCTATCGCCCGCTTTATCTGATCGAAACGCCGATCGTGTTCACGGCCCTCGAGACGTCCGAGCTCATCAAATACGCCGCCAACACGTTCCTTGCGGCCAAGATCACGTTCATCAACGAGATCGCCGATCTGTGCGAAAAAGTGGGTGCGGACGTGCACGACGTCGCCAAGGGCATCGGCCTCGACGGGCGCATCGGCAAGAAGTTCCTGCATCCCGGTCCCGGCTACGGCGGCTCGTGTTTCCCCAAGGACACGCTGGCCTTGGTGAAGACGGCTCAGGATTACGGCTCGCCGCTGCGCATCATCGAAACGGTCGTCGACATCAACGACAAGCGCAAGAAGCGCATGGCCGAAAAGGTCGTCGCTGCCTGCGGCGGTTCGGTCAAAGGCAAGACGGTGGCCGTGCTCGGCCTCACCTTCAAGCCCAACACCGACGATATGCGCGACAGCCCGTCGCTCGACATTCTGCCCGCCTTGCAGGCCGCCGGTGCCCGCGTGGTCGCCTACGATCCTGAAGGCATGCATGAGGCCAAGCACATGCTGCCCGGCGTCGAGCTTGCGAAGGACGCCTATGCCGCGATGGAAGGGGCCGACTGCCTCGTCATCGTGACCGAGTGGAACCAGTTCCGCTCGCTGCAGCTCGATCGCGTCAAGAAGCTGCTGAAATCGCCGATCGTCGTCGATCTGCGCAATGTCTATT
- a CDS encoding AAA family ATPase, translated as MTADSGILTENFPATAAPVPAPRARILVLGNEKGGSGKSTVAMHLTVGLLRAGLRVGTIDVDSRQATLTRYLENRNQSMERLKLPLPMSEHRLVPRSAQLGEAGIADETARLEAAIAELSATCQTIVIDTPGSDQTMSRVAHSYADTLITPMNDSFVDLDLLAKVEPMTLRVICPSAYSAMVWEQKKIRAKRNGESIDWLVLRNRLAGVDARNKRNMAQTLDTLARRFGFRQAPGLGDRVIFRELFLSGLTLLDLRERGIQTPLTMSHIAGRQEIRSLIEAIGLHAPPGPIPVPTSVPAPAPVLARSA; from the coding sequence ATGACGGCCGATTCGGGGATTCTCACAGAAAATTTTCCGGCGACGGCGGCGCCCGTCCCGGCACCGCGCGCGCGTATTCTGGTTTTGGGCAACGAAAAGGGCGGTTCTGGCAAATCGACGGTGGCGATGCACCTCACGGTGGGGCTGCTGCGCGCGGGCTTGCGCGTCGGCACGATCGACGTCGATTCCCGCCAGGCCACGCTCACGCGCTATCTCGAAAACCGCAACCAGTCGATGGAGCGGCTCAAACTGCCGCTGCCGATGTCCGAGCATCGGCTCGTGCCGCGCTCGGCGCAGCTCGGCGAGGCCGGCATTGCCGACGAGACCGCGCGTCTCGAAGCCGCGATCGCGGAACTTTCGGCCACCTGCCAGACCATCGTAATCGACACGCCCGGCTCCGACCAGACGATGAGCCGTGTGGCGCACTCCTACGCCGATACGCTGATCACGCCGATGAACGACAGTTTCGTCGATCTCGATCTGCTCGCGAAGGTCGAGCCGATGACGTTGCGCGTGATCTGCCCCTCGGCCTACAGCGCGATGGTGTGGGAGCAAAAGAAAATCCGCGCCAAGCGCAACGGCGAGAGCATCGACTGGCTCGTGCTGCGCAATCGGCTGGCGGGTGTGGATGCGCGCAACAAGCGCAACATGGCCCAAACGCTCGACACGCTCGCCCGCCGCTTCGGCTTCCGCCAAGCGCCGGGCCTCGGCGACCGCGTGATTTTCCGCGAGCTTTTCCTGTCTGGCCTCACGCTGCTCGATCTGCGCGAACGCGGCATCCAGACGCCGCTCACGATGTCGCACATCGCCGGCCGCCAGGAAATCCGCAGCCTCATCGAAGCGATCGGCCTGCATGCCCCGCCGGGGCCCATCCCGGTGCCGACCTCCGTACCCGCACCCGCACCCGTGTTGGCACGTAGCGCATAG
- a CDS encoding VWA domain-containing protein: MSGKNLPSTGGSKQVAAFLARAQSLAPVGTAKTAPKGRLVYAMDATASREPMWERAAKIQGEMFLAARDLGGLAVQLVHYGGLTTFEASPWADNAADLVARMGAVRCQAGETQIANVLRHALAETKRRKVGALVFVGDAVEESADLLAGLAGQLALAGLPVFVFHEGGDPAARRTLETIARLTRGAYCPFDANAPDALKNLLAAAAAYAAGGRPALADLSKRSSGAAAQTLLAQLK; this comes from the coding sequence ATGAGCGGCAAAAACCTTCCTTCGACCGGCGGCAGCAAACAGGTGGCAGCGTTTTTGGCGCGCGCCCAGTCGCTTGCCCCCGTCGGCACGGCCAAAACCGCGCCCAAAGGCCGCCTTGTCTACGCGATGGACGCCACCGCGAGCCGCGAGCCGATGTGGGAGCGCGCCGCCAAGATCCAGGGCGAGATGTTCCTCGCCGCGCGCGATCTGGGCGGGCTTGCCGTGCAGCTTGTGCATTACGGCGGCCTTACGACGTTCGAAGCCTCGCCCTGGGCCGACAATGCGGCCGATCTGGTGGCGCGCATGGGAGCCGTGCGTTGCCAAGCGGGCGAAACGCAGATCGCCAACGTGCTGCGCCATGCCCTTGCCGAAACCAAGCGGCGCAAGGTGGGCGCTCTCGTGTTCGTGGGCGACGCGGTCGAGGAAAGTGCCGATCTGCTGGCGGGTCTTGCGGGCCAACTCGCCCTCGCAGGCCTGCCCGTGTTCGTGTTCCACGAGGGCGGGGATCCGGCCGCGCGCCGCACGCTCGAGACCATCGCGCGCCTCACGCGCGGGGCCTATTGCCCGTTCGACGCGAACGCGCCCGACGCGCTCAAGAATCTTCTGGCCGCCGCCGCCGCCTATGCCGCGGGCGGCAGGCCCGCACTCGCCGATCTTTCCAAGCGCAGCAGCGGGGCCGCCGCCCAAACGCTGCTCGCCCAGCTCAAATAG
- a CDS encoding DnaJ domain-containing protein: MGLFYLLIGCGVAFLLWLLLRTLADAPPKKIIAGAKIAGAGVGILGALFLLVTGRLWSVLALGSAFAPALMRFFKSWQIGQGGTAQTETDDSSVETRLLRMTLDHATGAMDGLVREGKMRGRKLSELGLDALLDLLAEARLDDPDSAPLLEAFLDRAAPDWRSHGGAASGEAPPASPARGGMTRSEAARLLGVAEDADAATIKAAHRRLMMKVHPDHGGTDELAARLNDAKRVLLGD; the protein is encoded by the coding sequence ATGGGCCTTTTTTATCTCCTGATCGGCTGCGGCGTTGCGTTTCTGCTGTGGCTGCTCTTGCGCACGCTGGCCGACGCCCCGCCCAAAAAGATCATTGCCGGTGCGAAGATCGCAGGGGCAGGCGTGGGCATTCTGGGCGCCTTGTTCCTGCTCGTGACCGGGCGCCTGTGGTCGGTGCTCGCCCTCGGCTCGGCGTTTGCCCCGGCACTTATGCGCTTCTTCAAAAGCTGGCAGATCGGCCAGGGGGGTACGGCGCAAACCGAGACCGACGATTCAAGCGTCGAGACGCGGCTTCTGCGCATGACGCTCGACCACGCGACGGGGGCGATGGACGGGCTCGTGCGCGAAGGCAAGATGCGCGGGCGCAAACTCTCCGAACTCGGGCTCGATGCGTTGCTCGACCTTCTCGCCGAAGCCCGCCTCGACGATCCGGACAGTGCGCCGCTGCTCGAAGCCTTTCTCGACCGTGCGGCCCCCGACTGGCGCAGCCACGGCGGGGCGGCCTCGGGCGAAGCACCGCCCGCGTCGCCTGCGCGCGGCGGGATGACGCGCAGCGAGGCCGCCCGCCTGTTGGGTGTCGCCGAAGATGCCGACGCGGCGACGATCAAAGCCGCCCATCGCCGCTTGATGATGAAGGTGCATCCCGACCATGGCGGTACGGACGAACTCGCCGCCCGCCTCAACGACGCCAAACGCGTGCTGCTCGGCGATTGA